The sequence below is a genomic window from Ipomoea triloba cultivar NCNSP0323 chromosome 2, ASM357664v1.
AAGATCATTTGAAGAAGGACAAAACCTGCCAGTTCAACATCGCCACTAAGCCCTACAACCCCAAACCCAACACCCTGAAATGGAAGATAGAGAGGGATGTGCCCACCGCCACTTTCTTCGTCAGGGTTTACGCCTACAACGCCGAGGGTCACGAGGTCGGCTATGGCCAAAACACCGACGCCAAGAAGACGCAGAACCTCTTCCAAATTCAGGCCATCAGCGGCCGCCACGCCACGCTCGACATCTGCTCCGTCGTATTCTCCGTCTTCTCCGTCGTCTCGCTCTTTGGGTTCTTCTTCCTGGAGAAGAGAAAGGCGAAGAGCGCACAGCAGAAGTAATAAGCTAAGGACTGCTATGTCGTCCTGGCCGGCCTGGGGATTGTGTTCTGGGCGCGCTTTCAacatatatttctttttcttaacTTCTGTCTGGCAATTAATagcatatcatatcatatcatgtGTACGTATTAACTTGTGTTTAGGTAGAATTGCCCTTGTTTGGGTTGAAAATTAAAGATCAtcaattttcatatattatatatatatatatatgttcacatGCATAGAATAAGAAGTAgtacttttaaaatttcaactaatttgatcatcaaattgattaaaatttctTCAATTAAATCATTCCGAGGGGCCAAAATGGTGatttctctatttttaaaatttcatcaatttgatcctcgaagggtttaattgacaaaattttaaacaattcaaaaatcaaattagttgaaGTTGAAAATGAGGGACTACATTGAGAGTTGGGAATCAATTGATGGACCAAAACAATTGAAAACTTTTATGTTTagggaaaatgtacaaataagccattgaattaTTTGGGGAATAACAATTAAACCACTGAAAtccaataagctccaaattcatccatgaatctgtaaaaaaagagcaattagccTTTTTAACAGGTTACCAACATGTTTTTGCTGATTGGGATGTCacgtgaattttttattttatatttttattatgagttatttccacttttggtcccacgagtatGAGAGcatttccacatttggtccctgactattaaaattttcagatttGGTTCCACGATTTTTAAATCTCTACCACATTTGATCCTTCCGATAAAATTCCGGTCATCGGTAGACTATTTTTCTGGCGAATGAATTATTTTAAAGGACAAAATTAtctttttatactaaaaaaaaaaaaaaaaaattccccaaaacccTTTCTTTCTTCCCACCCTAGTTCCCTGCAGCCATCTTTCCCTTTTCCCCCAATTAATTACGCATTTTGATTTCACTCTGGATGTTGAATTGGTAGCAATAATGGTATTCTGATATGTTGATGGGAAGTTGGGAACTAGTTGCATAGATTAATGCAATAGATAAATGAACAATGGATTCATGGTAAGAATCAATGGAGGCGAGTGCTTTTCTGGAAATGAGACATAGATTTAggaaaatatatttgaaataagTCAAATAACTAATTTTGAAGTATTGAACCCTAGATGGACTTGGAATAGAATACTCCTGCTGTGCAACCACGGAAATAATACACAAACAGCAAACTCATATCCTTCCTCCTGCAAATTAGCGTCTCTATCGCTGCCAGTCCGGACTGCTGCGAGCCCGTGACCATCATCTATTGCTGCCGGATTGCCGCGGCCGAGCTTCAGCCTTCAAATTTCAGACCATCGCCTACCGCGACTGTCCGGACtgcttagttttttttgttgggtCAAATGCttataggaaaataataataataaaaatctgCGTGGCATCCTAATAGTATCCCAATCAGCAAAAACATGTTGGTAATTAACCTGTTAAAAAGtctaattgctcttttttttacaggttcatggatgaatttggagcttattggagttcgatggcttaattgctattccccaaatagttcaatggcttatttgtacatttttccCTTATGTTTATGTATGAATTAATTCTAGCAGATGTCCCTTGTGTTTGGtgacaattctaaatttaattacagACGGTCaattttgccatttaacatcccaaactataatttttttagacaCTTTTAGTCTATTCCAGTAAAACTTTATTTTAGCCAAGGACAttcttttcaatatatatatttttaaaattttcaaaaaataaaaataaaaatttccagTTGTATGCGAcagtttttgttttgtgttttccgattttatttacaattcatCCTCTTTGTTTTCAGAAGGTTTATTTGCCTTTTACCATTGTTTACGTTCTTCATAGGGTAACAATTCAGACCTTCTAACTACAATATTTTACAACATTAAATTACAAAGACATAAATAACTAACTTCAAACCTTAGTATGTAGGCATAGTCTATTTCTCTCTTGCATTTTaatcaacatcaacatcatcaCCTTCCCTTGTAGGCATAGCAGCATGCTCACCAGATAAAATTTCTTGATAGGACAGGTTGATCTTGATAATAATATGTCAATTGACTTAGAaaacttccaaaaaaaaaaaaaaaaaaaaaaaaaaaaaaaaaaaaaaaaaaacaagaagaagaagaaaacttttGGTAATATGCCACATATGAAGTATTATTAATTCAGTAGTTCAACTCAAGAAGCACCAGTGGTCTAGTGGTAGAATAGTACCCTGCCACGGtacagacccgggttcgattcccggctgGTGCATCGCTTTTAACCTCATTACTTCATGTGCAAGAAGGGAAGGAAGCAGCCGAGATACGACAGCAGCTCCCAGCAGAACTCAGAAGAGATCATAATGAGTTTCAGAAGGACTTTGATCACCACTAGAACTGCCTTTTTTATAACACAAATTAATGCGTGAAACTTAAATAGCTTTGACCATATGGGAGTATTCACTCTTATcttataactag
It includes:
- the LOC116010273 gene encoding high-affinity nitrate transporter 3.2-like, producing the protein MAKIGSFLVTYSLLICCLAATGYGEVLFSSLKKSLEVSVKHKQGQVLKAGDDEITVTWSYNSSSPAKTDSSYKNVKVKLCYAPVSQVDRAWRKTEDHLKKDKTCQFNIATKPYNPKPNTLKWKIERDVPTATFFVRVYAYNAEGHEVGYGQNTDAKKTQNLFQIQAISGRHATLDICSVVFSVFSVVSLFGFFFLEKRKAKSAQQK